CACTCGAGCGCCACACCGCGGAGTCGAGCTTCGGGTACACGTACGCCGAGACCCGGCCGCCGGCGCGCGGCACGCGCAGCAGGACGGCGTCGGGACCGCGACGGGCGGCGGACGAGGCGGCGCCGGTGTCGGTGGTGGCGGAGCGGCGGTCGGACCCGCACGCGGCGAGCACGAGCGCCGTGAGGAGAACGGTCGAACGCACGCTACAAGCTAATCAGTCGGCGCCTCAGAACGACGGCCCGAACGACCACGTGCCGAACGCCTTCCGGTTCGCCGCGTCGAGCGGCTTCGCGTAGTCCCACCGCAGGACGACGAACCCGAACAGGTTGATGCGCATCCCGAAGCCGTAGCTCCGCAGCGGGAAGCGCATCGTGTTCTGGTCGTAGTTCGCCGGGCGCCGGGCGGTCACCTTCATGCCGCCGTCCCACGCGAGCCCGGCATCGTAGAAGAACGCGCCCTCCACCGGCGGCAGCGCGATCGGCAGCAGGCCGAGGTCCAGCCGACGCACGAGCGGGAAGCGCAGCTCCGCGTTCGCGAACGCGACGCGGCTGCCGAACAGCTGCAGCGCGCCGCACGCGTCGCCCGCGTTCGCCGGCGCGTTCTCGCCGCTGCAGAAGTACGTGTCGTACGCCTGTCGGTCGTAGCCGCGCACGAAGTCGGCCCGTCCGATGTACTTCCGGAAGCGCGTCTCGTCGCGCCCCGCCGTGATGCTCGTCGTGAAGCGCGTCGCGACCGTGAGGAAGTTGAACAGGATCGGGTCGTAGCGGCGCGCGTCCACGAGGTAGTCGAGCCACCGCCAGCTGCCCACCGACGGCTCGAACTGCACGCGGTACCGGTGTCCCATGAGCGGGCTGGTCCAGCCGTACAGCGCGTTGTCGCTCACGTACGCCACCGACGGCGAGAGCATCCACGCCGACCCGATCTTCTGCGGCTTGCCGAGCTTCTGGCCGGTGATGAAGCCGCCCTGCAGCGTCGACGTCACCGTGATCTGCGACTGCGACACGCTCGATGCGCGCATGCCGAACTCGATGCGGCGGAACCGGTCGAGCGGGTAGAGGCCCGTCGCGAACACGTCGCGCTGCACGTAGCGGAGGTACCGGTCCTCGACCGCGTTCTGTCCCTGGTCGTCGGTGATCGGCACGCGCTCGCCGAGCAGATAGTACGGCATCTGCGAGACGCCCGTCTGATACTGCATGCGGCGGCTCAGGTTCGCGTAGCTCGCGAACACCATCGCGTCGCTGATGCGGCCGTTGATCGCGCCGGAGAACGCGAGCTGCTGGTTGCCTAACAGGTCGCTCAGCACGATCGTCGTGCCGCCGAACACGCCCTGGCCGAAGTTGTTCGCGCCGTAGCCCACCTGCGGCTGCGACACGTACTCCGGCTGGAACCCCCCCGCGTACTTGTAGTCCTTGAACCGCGTCGTGTCGGGGAGCGCGAGCGCGGCGCTGTCGAGCATCGCCGTCACGGTGAGCGGCGTCCCCGACCCCGCGGCGCCGAGCGTCGCCGACGGCCGCAGCTCGGCGCTCGGCGCGCGATAGATCGACCGGCTGCCGTCGCTCGTGTCGGGCGCGACGGCGGTGGCCGGCGTCGTGTCGCGCGTCGCGACGACGGCGGGCGTCGTCGCGTGGTCGCGGAACGGCGCGCGCTTCAGCAGCCGCGGGTTCTTGATCGACCAGACGTTGTTCGTCCCCTTCTCGTAGTACGTGAACGCCAGCACGTCGGTCGCGTGCGCCCACGTGATCGCCGGGCTGTACTCGGTGAGCGCGTTCACCGCGCCGACGACGTTCGTGAGCTGGTAGTGCTCGCCGGCGTCGAGGTCGTACAGGAACAGGTTCGCGACGCCCGTGCGGTCGGAGACGTACGCGATGGAACGGCCGTCGGGCGCCCACTGAGGGTTGATGTTGAGCCCCGCCTGCCGCGGCAGCTCCGTGATGCGGCCGCTCGCGACGTCGTACAGCGCGATCGTCCACTTCGCGAGCCGCAGCACGTCGAAGTTCGTCTCGCGGTCGCTCGCGAACGCGATCGTCTTGCCGTCGGGCGACCACGACGGCTGCAGATCGCCGTTGCGGTCGTGCGTCAGCGCGCGCAGCCCGGTGCCGTCCTCGTTCACGACGTAGAGGTCCGTGATGCCGCCCTCGTTGCCGCTGAACACGAGCTGCTTGCCGTCGGGCGACCACGAGGGGCTCGTGACGCCCTCGAGCGGCAGGTCGAAGCGCCGGATCGTCTCGCGCGTCGCGACGTCGAGCAGGTAGAGGACGTCCTTCCCCTCGGTCTGGCCGACGTAGGCGAGCAGCTTGCCGTCGGGGGAGAAGCTCGCCTGCGAGTAGAGCTGCCGCAGCTCCTCGGTCTGCGCGTTCGTCGTGCTGCGCACCAGCCGCTTGAGCCGCTTGCCGGTCTGTGCGTCGGCGAGGTACAGGTCGGGGAACACCTCGCCGCGCAGCAGGCTGCCGTAGGAGATGAACGCGATGTACTTGCCGTCGGGCGACAGCGCGGGCGCGATGTACAGGTCAGCCACGCCGCCGGTGCGACGCTGCGTCAGCAGCGGCTGCGCGAACTTGCGCGGCCGCTCCATCGACACGACGGTCGGGAGGAAGCGGTCCTGCACCGACTCGTGCCACTCGTCGCTGAGATCCTCGAGCGACATGCCGAGCTCTCGCCGGAACGCGCGCTCGACGCCGAGGCTCGGCACGGCGTTCATGATCTCGCCGATGATCTCGTCGCCCCACCGCCGGCCGACGTACTGCCAGAGCGCGAAGCCGAACCGGTACGGGAAGTACTTGTCCGGCTCATCGGTCATCTGCTTGATCGACGGCAGGTTGCCGTTGATCGCGGCGTCACGCAGCCACGCATCGGTCTGCGGATGGTCGTAGCCGAGCGACAGGAACTCCGCCATCCCTTCCATGAACCACGACGGCGGGTTCACCTGCGCGTACTGCTGGATGTTCGCGCCCGCCTTGCCACGCGCGAAGATGTCGTACTGGAACTGGTGCACCATCTCGTGCATCAGCACGTGCTCGAACGAGCGGTAGTCGCCCGTGAGCGGCTGCGCCATGCGCTGCCGCAGGATGTCCGTGATGCCGCCCGTGCCCTCGCCGAGATCGCCGAAGACGTTGCTCTGCGCGAAGTCGCCGCGCGACTGGAAGACGATGATCGGCTTCTTCTCGCGGAACTGGTGCTGCATGAGCCGCGACAACCGCGCGTAGGAACGCTCGGCCATCCGCGCCGCGTCGTGCGCGGCCTGCCGCTCGACGGGATAGTAGTGGACGAGGAAGTGCTCGGTCTCGATGACTCGCCAGTCGAGCCGGTCGTACTGCACCAGGTTCTGCCCGAAGTACAGCTGGGCCCCGGCGCGCGACGGCGCGAGCGCGGCGGCGGAGGCCGCGGCGGCGCCCAACACCGTTAGGCGGCGGACGAGTCGACCGAACATCAGGTCCTCACTGCGCCCCGGCGGGCGCGTCCTGCGGCTGCACCTTCACGACCTCCGCGTCGCTCCACAGCCGCTCGAGCTGGTAGAAGTGGCGCAGCGTCGGGTGGAAGACGTGGACCACGAAGTCCACGTAGTCGAGCAGCGCCCAGCGCCCCTGCGTCACGCCCTCCTCGTGGTGCACCGGCACGCCGAGCTTGTCCAGATCCTCCATGACGTTCTGCGCGATCGCGCGGACGTGCGTGTCCGACGTGCCGCTCGCGATCACGAAGAAGTCGGCCATGTCCGTGACCCCCTTGAGATTCAGGATCACGACGTCGTTCGCCTTCAGGTCGAGCGCCGCCTGCGCGGCGCGCTGCGCGGCCTCGGCGGAGGAGAGCTGGGAGGTCTTCGCCATGTAGGAGGGCACGAGAGGGAACGCGGAACCACGAGCCTACCCGGGCTCGGCCGCTTGGTTCCTGAACGTTAACGGCCGGAAACCGCAGCAAGTGAGCCAGGGCACGAGGGCAGGAGGGCCCGCGCGAAACGCGCGAGGGCAGGAGAACTCGGAAGCTCTCCTGCCCTCGTGCCCTCATGCCCTCGTGCCCTATTGCTTGATGACCCAGACCTTGATCTCGGGCTTCACGTCCGCGTGCAGCTTGATCGGCACGCGATAGACGCCGAGCGCCTTGATGGGCTCGTGCAGGTCGATCTGGCGGCGCTCGACCTTGTGGCCCTGCGCCTCGAGCTGCTGCGCGATGTCCGCCGCGGTCACGGAGCCGAACAGCTTGCCCTCCTCGCCGACGCGCGCCGCGAACGTGATCGAGACCTCCTCGAGCACCTTCGCGAACTCGCTCGCCGTCTGGCGGCGCTCCGACTCGGCGGCCTCGAGCCGCGCCTTCTCCTGCGCGATCCGCTTCTTGTTCCCCTCCGTCGCCTCGAAGGCGACGCCGCGCGGCAGCAGGAAGTTGCGCGCGTAGCCGTTGGAGACGGTCACCACGTCGCCCGGATTGCCGAGCTTCTCGACCGCCTGCCGCAGAATGACTTCCACCGATACCTCCGAGAAGTTACGAGACCTGACGCGCCCGGCGATTCCGCCAGTCGCCCCACGTGTCGCCGAGGCCGATCGCGAGCGCCACGCCGGACAGCATGCCGGCGAGCAGCTCGAGACCGACGATCGGGAGCAGGAGCGCGACCCCGATCACCGCCGCCAGCGCGACTCGCTCGGAGGCGAGCCAGCGGAGGATGCCGAGTCCGCGCAGCGCGTAGAGCGCGCCGAAGAACAACAACAGGTTGAATCCGACCGCCCGCAGTGGCGCGAGCGACGGCAGGATGACGATCGTGACGCCGGCCACGAGCCCCCACACGAGCTGGTCGTTGAACCGGAACGTCTTCAGCGAGCCGAGCGGAGGACCGAGCCGCACGCGGCTCAGCCGGTGATGCAGCCCCCACGCGAGCGCGAGCGCGGCGAGCGACTCGAGCCCGAGCAGCGCGGGCACCAGCGGCGCCGTGCGCGCCGGCAGCCCACCGAGCCGTTCGGCGGACGTCGTCGCCCGCGCCGCGAGCTCCGGCGCCCGCTCGCTCACCGTGCGCCACACACCGGCCGTCCGCAGGTGCCGCTGCCACGCGTCGAGCGACGCCTGGCTGCGGCGGGCGAGCTCGGTGCCCATCACGCCGGCGAGCCGCCCCGGATCGTGCCCCGTGAGCACGAGCCAGAGCAGCGCGACCGCGCACGCGACGCCGAGTGCGCTGAGCGCGCGCACGAAGAACGAGAGCCGCGGCCGGACGAAGGACACGAGACCGAACGCCGCCGCGAGCGCCAGCGCCCAGCCGCGCGCCACCGCCGCGTATCCCGGCGACTCGGCCGGCAGCGGCTGACCGAGCACCCACGCGGCGAGTGCGAGCCACGCGAGCGCCGGCGCGAGCCGCCCGCCGGCCCACCAGGCGACCGCCGCGCAGGCGGCGAGCGTCGGGACGACGAGCAGCAGCAGCTGCTCGACCGGGACCAGTCCGCGCACGAGCGCCGCGGCGAGCCCGGCGGCCGGAGGCCAGAACGGGGCCGCCGCGACGGCAAGGCACGTCGCGAGGGCGAGGACCATCGGTCCCCACCCTCGCTCGCGTCCGACCGGCGTGGCGGCCGCCGCCATGCTCAGCTCTGGTTCCCCTTGGTGTAGGGGAGCAGGGCCAGGTAGCGCGCCTTCTTGATCGCCTTCGCGACCTGACGCTGGTGACGCGCGGAGGCGCCGCTCAGGCGGCTCGGCAGGATCTTCCCCGTCTCCGTGATGAAGCGGGAGAGGAGGCGGTCGTCCTTGTAGTCGACGAACCGGATCCGCGCTTCGGCGAACGGATCGGCCTTCTTCTGTCGGCGCATGTTATTCCTCGTCCTCGTCGTCCTCGTCCTTGGCCCGCCGGGCGGCGAGCTCCTCTTCGCTCATCGGCGGGGCGCCGAGCTCGCGCTCGTGCAGCGAGATGAGATAGCGGAGCACCCCTTCGTCCAGCTTCAGCGCGCGCTCGAACTCGGGGAGCACCGTGGTGTCCGCGAGGCTGAACGTGGCGATGGCGTAGTAACCACTCTCACGCCGCTTGATGGGGTAGGCCAGCTGACGCCGCCCCCAGTGCTCGACGGTCGGTTCCGCGGCGGCCTTCAAGAGCCCGTGATGCCGGGCGAGCTTCTCGGCGATGGCGTTGTCTTCGAGCGCAGAGTCGAAGATGTACACCGCCTCGTACGTGCGATTCGCTTTCGCGGGCACGAGTGGCAATCCTCCCTGTGGTCGTGGCCGCCCCCCGCCGGTTGCCGAGGCGGGAGGAGGGTCGGGGGCCGGCGCGACTGCCGCGCCGGCC
This DNA window, taken from Gemmatirosa kalamazoonensis, encodes the following:
- the rpsR gene encoding 30S ribosomal protein S18, translating into MRRQKKADPFAEARIRFVDYKDDRLLSRFITETGKILPSRLSGASARHQRQVAKAIKKARYLALLPYTKGNQS
- a CDS encoding DUF2232 domain-containing protein — encoded protein: MAAAATPVGRERGWGPMVLALATCLAVAAAPFWPPAAGLAAALVRGLVPVEQLLLLVVPTLAACAAVAWWAGGRLAPALAWLALAAWVLGQPLPAESPGYAAVARGWALALAAAFGLVSFVRPRLSFFVRALSALGVACAVALLWLVLTGHDPGRLAGVMGTELARRSQASLDAWQRHLRTAGVWRTVSERAPELAARATTSAERLGGLPARTAPLVPALLGLESLAALALAWGLHHRLSRVRLGPPLGSLKTFRFNDQLVWGLVAGVTIVILPSLAPLRAVGFNLLLFFGALYALRGLGILRWLASERVALAAVIGVALLLPIVGLELLAGMLSGVALAIGLGDTWGDWRNRRARQVS
- the rsfS gene encoding ribosome silencing factor yields the protein MAKTSQLSSAEAAQRAAQAALDLKANDVVILNLKGVTDMADFFVIASGTSDTHVRAIAQNVMEDLDKLGVPVHHEEGVTQGRWALLDYVDFVVHVFHPTLRHFYQLERLWSDAEVVKVQPQDAPAGAQ
- the rpsF gene encoding 30S ribosomal protein S6, with the translated sequence MPAKANRTYEAVYIFDSALEDNAIAEKLARHHGLLKAAAEPTVEHWGRRQLAYPIKRRESGYYAIATFSLADTTVLPEFERALKLDEGVLRYLISLHERELGAPPMSEEELAARRAKDEDDEDEE
- a CDS encoding DPP IV N-terminal domain-containing protein, translated to MFGRLVRRLTVLGAAAASAAALAPSRAGAQLYFGQNLVQYDRLDWRVIETEHFLVHYYPVERQAAHDAARMAERSYARLSRLMQHQFREKKPIIVFQSRGDFAQSNVFGDLGEGTGGITDILRQRMAQPLTGDYRSFEHVLMHEMVHQFQYDIFARGKAGANIQQYAQVNPPSWFMEGMAEFLSLGYDHPQTDAWLRDAAINGNLPSIKQMTDEPDKYFPYRFGFALWQYVGRRWGDEIIGEIMNAVPSLGVERAFRRELGMSLEDLSDEWHESVQDRFLPTVVSMERPRKFAQPLLTQRRTGGVADLYIAPALSPDGKYIAFISYGSLLRGEVFPDLYLADAQTGKRLKRLVRSTTNAQTEELRQLYSQASFSPDGKLLAYVGQTEGKDVLYLLDVATRETIRRFDLPLEGVTSPSWSPDGKQLVFSGNEGGITDLYVVNEDGTGLRALTHDRNGDLQPSWSPDGKTIAFASDRETNFDVLRLAKWTIALYDVASGRITELPRQAGLNINPQWAPDGRSIAYVSDRTGVANLFLYDLDAGEHYQLTNVVGAVNALTEYSPAITWAHATDVLAFTYYEKGTNNVWSIKNPRLLKRAPFRDHATTPAVVATRDTTPATAVAPDTSDGSRSIYRAPSAELRPSATLGAAGSGTPLTVTAMLDSAALALPDTTRFKDYKYAGGFQPEYVSQPQVGYGANNFGQGVFGGTTIVLSDLLGNQQLAFSGAINGRISDAMVFASYANLSRRMQYQTGVSQMPYYLLGERVPITDDQGQNAVEDRYLRYVQRDVFATGLYPLDRFRRIEFGMRASSVSQSQITVTSTLQGGFITGQKLGKPQKIGSAWMLSPSVAYVSDNALYGWTSPLMGHRYRVQFEPSVGSWRWLDYLVDARRYDPILFNFLTVATRFTTSITAGRDETRFRKYIGRADFVRGYDRQAYDTYFCSGENAPANAGDACGALQLFGSRVAFANAELRFPLVRRLDLGLLPIALPPVEGAFFYDAGLAWDGGMKVTARRPANYDQNTMRFPLRSYGFGMRINLFGFVVLRWDYAKPLDAANRKAFGTWSFGPSF
- the rplI gene encoding 50S ribosomal protein L9, whose translation is MEVILRQAVEKLGNPGDVVTVSNGYARNFLLPRGVAFEATEGNKKRIAQEKARLEAAESERRQTASEFAKVLEEVSITFAARVGEEGKLFGSVTAADIAQQLEAQGHKVERRQIDLHEPIKALGVYRVPIKLHADVKPEIKVWVIKQ